A stretch of DNA from Gemmatimonadaceae bacterium:
ATGAGTAGTCACTAAAAAACCGGATAGCCACCCGCATGCGAATGCCGCGCCGGCCGGACGGCACGGCCATCAAGCCTGGCGGCTACGGCGTGGACGTGGACTGGGTGGCGCTGGGTTTCGCGCGTCGCTGATCGCTGGCCCGGATCGGCGCCGGGCCCGAAGCGGCCGCCCGACAACTACCCGACACGATCGATGGGAGCCCCCGTGCAACCAAACACGGGCGCTCCACGTACTACCAATACAGAGCGCGCGCGGCGGCGTGGGGGGGGGGCGGGCAAACCAAGCAGGGCGCCGCGGTGTCTCATGTGAACAACCACGATCACTCATGACGCCGCAACTGACCGCACACCCGGAACTTCTGAACGACGCCGACGCGCAGCTGGAGCGGCGGGAGTTGGAAGCGTGCGTGCGCGGCCAGTATCAGGTGGTGCGCGAGCTGGGACGCGGCGGGATGGGGGTGGTGTTCCTGGCGCGCGACGTGGCGCTGCATCGCACGGTGGCGATCAAGGTGCTGCGCCACGAGTACGTGCACTCGGACGATCACCGCGAACGGTTCCGGCGCGAAGCGCGGCTCACGGCGCGGCTGAGCTACCCGGGCATCGTGCCGGTGTACACGTTCGGCGAGCAGGACGACCTGGTGTACATCGTCATGCAGTACGTGCACGGCGAGTCGCTGGCCGAACGGCTGCGGCGCGA
This window harbors:
- a CDS encoding protein kinase, which produces MTPQLTAHPELLNDADAQLERRELEACVRGQYQVVRELGRGGMGVVFLARDVALHRTVAIKVLRHEYVHSDDHRERFRREARLTARLSYPGIVPVYTFGEQDDLVYIVMQYVHGESLAERLRR